The following coding sequences are from one Mycobacterium bourgelatii window:
- a CDS encoding cysteine desulfurase family protein: protein MTCYLDYNASTPVDSRILPAVAEAHATFANPASTHHSAGQAAAELIEEARSRVGSFVCRPPQDVIFTSGASEAASIGLLGVMLGAPDRRNVVVSATEHKAIIAAAELGARLSGGEVRRVDVDGEGLVDLDMLLALVDETVAAVAVMGANNETGVVSPVLEVSDIVQRSGAYLFVDATQLAGKAPLEDVAELADLMVLSSHKIYGPKGAGALIANRQVQRTIVPIAAGGGQERGLRGGTQNTPSIVGFGLAAEYAMNEQLSDSVRIGALAEDLFSMIVNDVDGVVLNGSKSHRLSNTLNLQFCGADADAVMASMPEVMVSSGSACQSAVPSPSHVLLAMGRTSLEASESLRISLGRPTTRDEIRVAASSIVKAVNRVRDLTADREPINHDA from the coding sequence ATGACGTGCTACCTCGACTACAACGCATCAACTCCTGTCGACTCGCGGATACTTCCCGCCGTAGCCGAGGCCCACGCAACCTTCGCCAACCCTGCTAGTACTCACCACAGTGCAGGACAAGCTGCGGCGGAGCTGATTGAAGAAGCACGTAGCCGGGTCGGCTCGTTCGTGTGCAGGCCACCACAAGACGTGATCTTTACCAGCGGTGCATCTGAAGCCGCCAGCATTGGACTGCTAGGTGTGATGTTGGGGGCGCCCGACCGCCGAAACGTAGTCGTCTCCGCCACAGAGCACAAAGCCATCATCGCTGCGGCAGAGCTGGGCGCTCGCCTTAGTGGTGGTGAGGTACGTCGTGTGGATGTAGATGGGGAGGGACTGGTTGACCTCGACATGCTTTTAGCGCTAGTCGATGAAACCGTGGCAGCCGTCGCGGTGATGGGCGCCAACAACGAGACCGGCGTTGTCAGTCCCGTCTTGGAGGTTTCGGATATCGTACAGCGTTCCGGCGCCTATCTATTCGTGGATGCAACCCAGCTTGCGGGCAAGGCTCCACTCGAAGATGTGGCCGAACTAGCGGATCTGATGGTCTTAAGCAGTCACAAAATCTACGGACCCAAGGGCGCGGGTGCACTTATTGCAAACCGCCAGGTCCAGCGAACAATAGTTCCAATCGCAGCTGGAGGTGGCCAGGAGCGCGGTCTCAGAGGAGGTACCCAGAACACGCCGTCAATTGTGGGTTTCGGGCTTGCCGCTGAGTATGCGATGAACGAGCAGCTGTCCGACTCAGTTCGGATCGGAGCGTTGGCGGAAGACCTGTTCTCGATGATCGTCAACGATGTTGACGGAGTCGTGTTAAATGGCAGTAAGTCGCATCGGCTTTCGAACACACTCAACCTGCAGTTCTGCGGCGCCGACGCTGATGCGGTGATGGCCTCAATGCCCGAGGTCATGGTGTCTTCGGGGAGCGCTTGCCAATCAGCAGTACCTTCCCCTTCGCATGTGCTACTGGCGATGGGCAGGACCAGCCTCGAAGCTTCTGAGTCACTGCGTATCTCACTTGGACGACCGACTACGAGGGACGAAATCCGTGTCGCTGCCAGCTCGATCGTAAAAGCAGTCAACCGAGTTCGCGATCTCACGGCAGACAGGGAACCAATCAACCATGACGCTTGA
- a CDS encoding DUF4007 family protein, translating into MTLEQAASPTFANHQTFHPRFGWIKKGHDAAQRNPNIFNEKFAPVELGVGKNMAEAIRFWAMATKVIARRPHPDRPRTSVYTPTRLGRALLDERFGIDPYLEDPVTLWILHWHAISQKSALPVWRLVFNDLGAIEFSESELLQYCLDEIAATTWSPPMKSSVQKDVDCLLRMYSRRGTQGRQTLDDLLDSPFRELGLIQPSPGARKNTYRIVRGAKPTLPSAAVTYACLDFLSRAVDGSKTITLTRLAADPGSPGRIMKLTEQDIADAVEDSSSVVGHLRLVRPAGSRQLAVSAPLGDVAFELLASRHTERRATLPASPDFSLVGNAATAPYLSDTEVERLIRKAQRLRARKGGDAA; encoded by the coding sequence ATGACGCTTGAGCAAGCGGCGAGCCCTACGTTCGCCAACCACCAGACGTTCCATCCACGATTCGGGTGGATCAAGAAGGGCCACGACGCTGCGCAACGTAACCCCAACATATTCAACGAGAAATTCGCACCGGTCGAGCTCGGAGTCGGCAAGAACATGGCCGAGGCGATTCGCTTCTGGGCCATGGCAACGAAAGTTATCGCGCGGCGGCCTCATCCAGATCGACCGCGGACGTCGGTGTATACACCTACCCGCCTAGGACGCGCACTGCTGGACGAGCGATTCGGCATCGATCCTTACCTCGAAGACCCGGTCACGCTATGGATATTGCACTGGCACGCAATCTCCCAAAAGTCCGCCTTGCCCGTCTGGCGCTTAGTTTTCAACGATTTGGGAGCTATCGAGTTCTCGGAGAGCGAGTTGCTTCAATATTGTCTCGACGAGATCGCAGCGACGACTTGGTCGCCGCCCATGAAGAGCAGCGTGCAGAAGGATGTCGACTGTCTACTACGTATGTATTCGCGGCGCGGGACGCAGGGACGGCAGACTCTCGACGATCTGCTGGACTCACCATTTCGCGAACTTGGTCTCATTCAACCGTCGCCAGGTGCCAGGAAGAACACATACCGGATAGTTCGGGGGGCTAAACCTACGCTGCCTTCGGCGGCAGTGACATACGCCTGCCTCGATTTCTTGAGCCGAGCGGTCGATGGGAGCAAGACCATCACGCTAACCAGGCTAGCGGCCGATCCTGGGTCCCCAGGCAGGATCATGAAGCTGACTGAGCAGGACATAGCTGACGCAGTCGAGGACTCGTCGTCCGTGGTAGGTCATTTACGACTGGTGAGGCCGGCAGGCTCCCGACAACTCGCAGTCAGCGCGCCACTTGGTGATGTCGCATTCGAGTTGCTTGCGTCAAGGCACACCGAACGCAGAGCCACCCTTCCAGCATCGCCCGATTTCTCGCTCGTTGGGAACGCCGCGACGGCTCCCTACTTGAGCGATACGGAAGTCGAGCGGTTGATTCGAAAAGCGCAACGGTTGCGTGCGCGAAAAGGCGGTGATGCCGCATGA